A single window of Sphaerodactylus townsendi isolate TG3544 linkage group LG03, MPM_Stown_v2.3, whole genome shotgun sequence DNA harbors:
- the LOC125429157 gene encoding neuropeptide Y receptor type 6-like has protein sequence MKKKKLSTLVELLQENNKIKGGLKKKLAFNLQLCLWFQSCFMSGETQPSMNLSMANSSKLQFQHFESCPSSFPAVFLLITAYAIVVLVGFFGNLCLIIIIRKQKESQNVTNILIANLSLSDIFICIICIPFTASYTLMDYWVFGDAMCKITSFVESMSVTASIFSLILIAVERYQLIVNPRGWKPNISHAYWGIVFIWGFSMIISVPFFVFIQVSDEPFKNLSSHTDAYINMVVCIEVWPSVEERRVFTTAMLLFQYFFPLGFIFACYIKIYMCLQKRHAKVDHIRENESRLNESKRINIMLFSIVVTFAACWLPLNIFNILFDWHHEALMNCHHNVVFTLCHLVAMIATCINPVFYGFLNKNFQKDLVLLLHKFKCFASVELYENIALSTLNTDVSKGSLKLNNVPANI, from the coding sequence atgaagaaaaaaaaattaagtacacTTGTTGAGTTACtccaagaaaataataaaatcaaaggaggtttaaaaaaaaaactggctttCAATCTACAGTTATGTCTGTGGTTTCAAAGTTGTTTCATGAGTGGTGAAACACAGCCCAGCATGAATCTGTCTATGGCAAACAGCAGTAAATTACAGTTTCAGCACTTTGAATCCTGTCCATCATCTTTTCCTGCAGTCTTCTTGCTCATCACAGCTTACGCTATAGTGGTATTAGTGGGGTTTTTTGGCAACCTGTGCCTGATTATTATCATCAGAAAACAAAAGGAGAGCCAAAACGTTACCAACATTTTGATTGCCAATCTCTCCTTGTCTGATATCTTCATTTGCATCATATGCATTCCTTTCACCGCTTCATACACTCTGATGGACTATTGGGTTTTTGGAGACGCAATGTGTAAAATAACTAGCTTTGTTGAAAGTATGTCTGTCACTGCCTCCATATTCTCACTTATACTAATTGCTGTTGAGAGGTACCAGCTGATAGTGAACCCGCGTGGCTGGAAGCCCAACATTTCCCATGCATACTGGGGAATTGTCTTCATTTGGGGGTTCTCTATGATAATATCAGTTCCCTTTTTTGTGTTCATTCAAGTTAGTGATGAACCCTTTAAAAACCTTTCTTCCCACACTGATGCCTATATCAACATGGTTGTCTGCATTGAAGTGTGGCCATCTGTTGAAGAGCGACGGGTGTTTACCACAGCCATGTTGCTTTTCCAATACTTCTTCCCACTGGGGTTCATTTTTGCCTGTTACATCAAGATATACATGTGCCTTCAAAAGAGGCATGCTAAAGTTGATCACATAAGGGAGAATGAGAGCAGGCTAAATGAAAGCAAAAGGATTAATATTATGCTCTTTTCTATTGTTGTGACCTTTGCAGCATGCTGGTTACCTCTGAACATATTTAACATTCTGTTTGACTGGCATCATGAGGCACTAATGAACTGCCACCATAATGTGGTCTTTACCTTGTGCCACTTGGTAGCCATGATAGCAACATGCATCAATCCAGTGTTTTATGGGTTTCTAAACAagaattttcaaaaggatttggTTCTTCTGCTTCACAAGTTTAAATGCTTTGCATCTGTAGAGTTATATGAGAACATTGCCCTTTCAACTCTGAACACTGATGTGTCCAAGGGATCCCTAAAATTGAACAACGTGCCTGCAAATATCTGA